In Xylanibacter ruminicola 23, a single genomic region encodes these proteins:
- a CDS encoding sensor histidine kinase: MTLNHWAKYILCTATLLVTLPAVSQTDFCNDTAKHSKLRDAMWAACSQDDSHKVYAACWAYQAHCIECKDNTGYYDSWVCGVMYNLDRLNIHDAYHIANTMKDDLVRRRDVAKDEQYLAPKMLGHVYNACGNIPGALKEFEKAIELIKGTKYEKDGLSFLYLGMAHIQLNNNSAETLKWLDKDLEELARNKDQKDYWRGLTDAYAMKAIVMFKKRRYADFHKYIALAEQSDAKNANPQGDIFLPYARIYQTLLNGNAQAALAEVENLSNLKERYLVSCDIYTYLGNTDKAFLLQRELMHTRDSITGVIIAENIQNQEEEMFLLNQKQKAARIMNIVLVIAMVLALMLIVALALSIYGRRRYQEMLLTKNKELKRAYKQVAAADEMKTDFIRSVSHEIRTPLNIINGFTQVLMEPNAEFEPEERQSLADTIGKNTRQITSLVNKMLALANEHTKDLLKDVEETDALDICHKALSAMPPVNPDRVSLELVDQAEGHSKTLTTNSDSLLQMLGNILENSAKFTDDGYIRLILSKDKNYFHFTIEDTGCGIPSDKIGTIFNRFTKVDEFKEGLGLGLAYCHETVAKLGGTLVLDQTSAAGTTFTLSLPIKLKTNN, from the coding sequence ATGACTTTGAACCATTGGGCTAAATATATCTTATGTACTGCTACACTGTTGGTTACGTTGCCTGCGGTGTCTCAGACTGACTTTTGTAACGACACGGCTAAGCATAGCAAGCTGCGCGATGCGATGTGGGCCGCCTGCTCTCAGGACGACTCTCATAAGGTGTATGCAGCTTGCTGGGCTTATCAGGCTCATTGCATAGAATGTAAGGACAATACCGGCTATTACGACTCGTGGGTATGCGGTGTGATGTATAATCTCGACCGCTTGAATATTCACGATGCCTACCATATTGCCAACACCATGAAGGACGACCTGGTACGCCGTCGTGATGTGGCTAAGGACGAGCAGTATCTGGCGCCCAAGATGTTAGGTCATGTGTATAATGCCTGTGGAAATATTCCTGGTGCCCTGAAAGAGTTTGAGAAGGCTATCGAGCTGATTAAAGGTACCAAGTACGAGAAGGACGGACTGAGCTTCCTGTACTTAGGTATGGCGCACATACAGCTTAATAACAATAGTGCAGAAACGCTGAAATGGCTTGATAAGGACTTAGAGGAGCTGGCACGCAATAAGGATCAGAAGGACTATTGGCGTGGACTGACCGATGCCTATGCCATGAAGGCCATCGTGATGTTTAAAAAGCGCAGGTACGCCGATTTTCATAAGTATATCGCTCTGGCCGAGCAGTCGGATGCCAAGAATGCCAATCCTCAGGGCGACATCTTCCTGCCCTATGCCCGTATCTATCAAACGCTGCTCAATGGCAATGCCCAGGCAGCCTTAGCCGAGGTAGAGAATCTGTCCAACCTGAAAGAGCGCTATCTGGTAAGTTGCGATATCTATACTTATTTAGGCAATACGGATAAGGCTTTCCTGTTGCAGCGTGAGCTGATGCATACCCGCGACTCTATCACAGGTGTGATTATAGCCGAGAACATCCAGAATCAGGAAGAGGAGATGTTCCTGTTGAACCAGAAGCAGAAGGCTGCCCGTATCATGAACATCGTATTGGTGATAGCCATGGTGCTGGCCTTGATGCTGATAGTTGCGCTGGCCTTATCGATCTATGGTCGCCGCCGCTACCAGGAGATGCTGCTCACCAAGAACAAGGAATTGAAACGCGCTTATAAGCAGGTGGCTGCAGCCGATGAGATGAAAACCGATTTTATCCGTAGTGTGAGTCACGAGATACGTACCCCGCTCAACATCATCAATGGCTTTACCCAAGTGCTGATGGAGCCTAATGCCGAGTTTGAGCCCGAGGAGCGTCAAAGTCTGGCTGACACCATCGGTAAGAACACCCGTCAGATTACATCGTTGGTTAACAAGATGCTGGCTTTGGCTAATGAGCATACCAAGGACCTGCTGAAGGATGTAGAGGAAACCGATGCCCTTGATATCTGCCACAAGGCCCTGAGTGCCATGCCACCAGTTAATCCCGACCGTGTGAGCCTGGAACTGGTAGATCAGGCCGAAGGTCATAGCAAGACGCTCACCACCAACAGCGACAGCTTGCTGCAGATGTTGGGCAACATTCTTGAGAACTCGGCTAAGTTTACCGACGACGGCTATATCCGTCTTATACTCAGCAAAGATAAGAACTACTTCCACTTCACTATCGAGGATACCGGTTGTGGTATTCCGTCGGATAAGATTGGTACCATCTTCAACCGCTTTACCAAGGTAGATGAATTCAAGGAAGGATTAGGACTGGGACTGGCCTACTGCCACGAAACCGTGGCCAAGTTAGGTGGCACACTTGTGCTCGATCAGACCTCTGCGGCTGGAACCACCTTTACACTCAGTTTGCCAATTAAACTTAAAACAAATAATTAG
- the xylE gene encoding D-xylose transporter XylE, with protein MNQQTEQGSKAYLISIVMVAVLGGLLFGYDTAVISGAEKGLQAFFKTAQDFDYTDGWHGFTSASALIGCIIGSAISGFLATNLGRKKSLIVAGLLFFISALGSMDPEFLFFEYGQPTYTLALMFNFYRVIGGIGVGLASAICPMYIGEVAPSNIRGMLVSWNQFAIIFGQLVVYFVNFFILGDHLQPLVEDIGKQIAEITPAAQWTVTTGWRYMFGSEAVPAGLFALLICFVPETPRYLVSIGEDKKAEGILAKINGTAKAQQILQDIKDTMVVKTEKLLTYGALCIFVGIMLSVFQQAVGINAVLYYAPRIFGDMGMDNPMILTVFMGIINITFTLVAVFTVEKWGRKPLLISGSLGMALGAFGVAVTFGHAGLEMLTAASLLVYSASFMFSWGPITWVLIAEIFPNTIRGGAVAIAVAFQWISNFIVSSSFVPMFNMHLSEGDDFGHWFTYGLYGIICVVAALFVWRLVPETKGKTLEDMSKMWKDKLTNK; from the coding sequence ATGAATCAACAAACAGAACAAGGTAGCAAGGCCTACCTCATTTCAATCGTGATGGTCGCCGTACTTGGCGGTCTGCTGTTCGGATACGACACTGCTGTTATATCCGGTGCAGAAAAGGGATTACAGGCGTTTTTCAAAACAGCGCAGGATTTTGATTACACCGACGGCTGGCATGGTTTTACCTCTGCCTCTGCCCTCATCGGCTGTATCATCGGTTCTGCCATCTCTGGATTCCTGGCCACTAACCTGGGACGTAAAAAGTCGCTTATCGTTGCCGGTTTGCTGTTCTTTATCTCAGCACTCGGCTCAATGGACCCTGAGTTCCTGTTCTTCGAGTACGGTCAGCCCACTTACACACTGGCTCTGATGTTCAACTTCTACCGTGTTATCGGTGGTATCGGTGTAGGTCTGGCTTCGGCCATCTGTCCTATGTACATCGGCGAGGTTGCCCCTTCAAATATCCGTGGTATGCTTGTAAGCTGGAACCAGTTTGCCATTATCTTCGGTCAGCTGGTAGTTTACTTCGTTAACTTCTTTATCCTGGGCGACCACCTGCAGCCACTGGTTGAGGATATCGGTAAGCAGATTGCCGAGATTACCCCTGCTGCACAGTGGACAGTTACTACCGGTTGGCGCTATATGTTTGGTAGCGAGGCTGTACCTGCAGGCTTGTTTGCACTGCTCATCTGCTTTGTACCCGAAACTCCACGTTACCTTGTTTCTATTGGCGAGGATAAGAAGGCCGAGGGTATTCTGGCTAAGATCAACGGTACAGCCAAGGCTCAGCAGATTCTGCAGGATATCAAGGATACCATGGTTGTTAAGACCGAGAAGCTGCTCACCTACGGTGCGCTCTGCATCTTTGTGGGTATCATGCTCTCAGTATTCCAGCAGGCTGTAGGTATCAATGCCGTGCTTTACTATGCACCACGTATCTTTGGTGATATGGGAATGGATAACCCCATGATTCTTACTGTATTTATGGGTATTATTAATATTACGTTCACCCTGGTGGCTGTGTTCACCGTCGAGAAGTGGGGACGTAAGCCTTTGTTGATTAGCGGTTCGTTGGGTATGGCACTTGGTGCCTTTGGTGTGGCAGTTACCTTCGGACATGCCGGACTCGAGATGCTTACAGCTGCATCGCTGTTGGTATATTCGGCTTCGTTCATGTTCTCATGGGGCCCCATCACCTGGGTGCTCATTGCCGAGATTTTCCCCAACACCATCCGTGGTGGTGCTGTAGCTATTGCTGTGGCATTCCAGTGGATTTCAAACTTCATCGTCAGCTCATCGTTCGTGCCCATGTTCAACATGCACCTGAGTGAGGGCGACGACTTTGGTCACTGGTTCACTTACGGACTCTATGGCATTATCTGCGTAGTGGCAGCCCTGTTTGTATGGCGCCTTGTGCCTGAGACCAAGGGTAAGACACTCGAGGATATGAGTAAGATGTGGAAAGATAAACTCACTAACAAATAA